CGTGGGCTTGCCGCCCACAGCGGCAAAGAGGGCTGCGCTTTCCTGCGCAATGAGGTCAGAGCCGATAAGCGCCACAAGCCCGTCCCGCAAAAAGGCGGGCAGCGCCTGCAGCAGGTCGAACACGGCAAGGTCAAGGTTGGCGTAGTCGCCACCGGCACCGATGCGGATCTCGCCGGGGGTCTTGCCCTCAAGCAGCACGTTTGCGGGCATGTTGGTGCGCATGTACTGCATCCAGCCCCTGTTCACGTCCTGCATCAGCGGGTTGGCGGCAAGGTCGGTGTCTGCGGCCGCGCTTTCGCCGTACCAGCCGATAAGCTCGCGGTCCAAGGCAATGCGCTTTTGCACATAGCCGGTGTAACGCTGGCCCAGATCGGGGAACTTCGCCCACGCATCAATGGTGTGATAGGTGATGTGCACGTCAGAATTGGTGCGGAAGAGTTCATACTCCGCATGGGTCAGGCTGAGCACATCGCGGGTTTTGCGTTCCCTGCCGTCCACGGTGGTATCCGTGCGGCCGGTCACAGGGCCGGACGCCGCGCCAAAGATGTTCTGCCCCTTCAGCTCGGTTACCGGCACCACGTTGATCTTCTGCAAAAAGTCGCTGGTGGCGATAATCTTGTCCTGCAGGCGCTGCTCCACAGTGGGATCCACGGCAAACTGGCGGGTAACGTCCGCCACACCGTAGGCCTTGCCCAGAATGCCCTTAAGGGTCTCAAAGCGTCTGATAGCGTTCGCGTTCATGTGCCTTCCTACAGAAGATCCGCCGCATCACCTGCGGGGCCGGAGGTTTCAAACTGCTGGCCGCTGCCCTGCTCGCCTTCCATGCGCTGCGCCATGATGCCGAACTTGTCGGCAAGGGTTTCAACGGTCTTTGTCAGGCTGGAAAGCTGGTCGCCCAGCTGCGCGGCAGAAAAGCCTTCAGGTGCCGCTTCTGCGGGAGTGCCTGCCGCCTTGCTTTCAGTGGCCGCTGCGGCCTCGGCAGTGCCTGCTGCGGCATCCTGTGCGGCCGCATCATCCGCAGGCGCAACGGACAAGGCGGTCACCTTCTTATCCAGCGCTTCAAGACGGTCGGTAAATTCCTTGAACTGCTTGGCGTCCATGGGTTCCTCGCTGTCGGGTTCAGATTTGTGAAAACCGAACATCCGGAAGGTGCGTTCCAGCAGGGACAGCGCCCGCTGTTCATCAGCAGTTGCGGTGCCCTCTCCGGCTGTGTTCGGGGATGTAAAAAGGCGGGGCAGCTCAAGGCCGCAGTGGCAAAAGCGGGTCTTCTCCGCATCGGCGCCACGCTTGGCAGAAAAGAGCTTAATCTGCTCGGTGCCAAGGCTGGCAGGCTGGTCGGTAATGGCAATGCCGCCAAGGTAGCAGCGGCCGCTGTTACCAAAGTTGGTCCATATCTCAATGCTCGCAAACTGCTTCTGGCCCTGCTGGTTCTTTTCCAGCATGCGCCAGCCGGGCTGCAGCTTGGCCCACAGCTCGGTCACATCGCCGTTTTCGCGCACCTCAACAGCCAGCACGGTGCCGTGGCTGCCGTAATAGCGCTCATGGTCGGGCCAGATAACAGCGGTGTAGGTTGCAGGGCTGTAGGTCTCTGCTATGTCGCGCAGTTCCTGCGGCGCTATGGTGCGTCCGTCACATGTGGGGCCGGACTGAGCCACCTTGATCCAATCTGTGGTGAGTGTTGCCATGCCGCAAGAATATGCGGCGGCGAGGGGTACAACAAGAAAATGCGTTCCGATACTCTGTAGTATCGGAATAAAAACGGCATGCCGCATTGCAAAATCGTTGTAGTGTTCCGATATGGCATACTATCCCGCAGAGGTAAAGGAAGCAGCACGCGGCCTTTACTGTAAACGCTACAGCATACGAGAGATTTCGCGCACGCTCGGCATACCACGGCGCACGGTATATCATTGGGTGGATGCAGAGGCATGGGGCGACATGCTTTCGCACGAAGGAGTGGAAGACGCAGCCCAGCGCCGCCTTGTGCTGCTCATTACCCGCGACGACAAGACCAAGGCTGACCTGCAGGAGATTGACCGCCTCACCTCCGCGCTGGAGCGCTTCCAGCGGCTGCGCGAACGCGAACAGGCCATGCGCGGCGAGCCATGCGAAACAGCATCCGCAAAACCCGAACAGCAGGACCAGCGGGGCACGCGGGAAAAGCGCGAGCGCAAAGGCGGCGACTCCCGTTCCGGCAAGCGCCGTGGCCGCGTCATAAAGAACGATGTTTCGCACCTCACGCCGGAAGACTTCAAGGCACAGCTGCACCAGCACTACTTCGCCTATCAGCGCGAGCTGATGCAGGCCAAGCACTACCGCAACCGGCAGATACTCAAAAGCCGCCAGATAGGAGCCACGTGGTACTTTGCGCAAGAAGCCTTTGAAGATGCCTGCACCACGGGCGATGACCAGATTTTTCTTTCCGCCACGCGGGCGCAGGCAGAGGTGTTCCGCGATTACATCATCCAGATTGCGCAGCAAAAGTTCGACCTGGAGCTCAAGGGCAACCCCATCACCCTGCACACGGCGCACGGGCCTGCCACGCTGCGGTTTCTTTCCAACAACAGCAAAAGCGCACAGGGCTATCACGGCCATGTGTATATTGATGAGTTCTTCTGGATTCGCGGGTTCAAAGAGCTGCACAAGGTCGCCACCGGCATGGCCGCGCACAAAAAGTGGCGGCGCACGCTCTTTTCCACGCCCAGCGCGGTAACGCACCCCGGCTACGGCCTGTGGAACGGCGACTGGTACAACGCCCGCAACAAGGTAAAGCGGCAGCAGTTTCCCGGGTTCAAGGAAATGCAGAGCGGCATTCTGTGTCCCGACAACACATGGCGCAAGATCATAACGCTGGAAGACGCCATGGCGGGCGGCTGCGACCTCTTTGACCTGAACGACCTGAAGCTGGAATACGGGCCGGAAGAGTTTGAAAACCTGTTCATGTGCGGCTTTGTGGACGACACCAACGCCGTGTTCCTGCTGCCCCAGCTGCAGGCCTGCGGCGCTGATCCTGCCGAGTGGGCAGACTACAATCCCAAGCTGCCGCGGCCCTTCGGCAACAAGCCCGTGTGGTGCGGCTACGACCCCAGCCGCTCGCGCGACGATGCCTCGTTCGTCGTAATCGCCCCGCCGGAAAAACCGGGCGGCATGTTCCGCGTGCTCGAGCGCTTCAAGTGGGTGAACAAGAGCTACCTGTGGCAGGTGGCGCGCATACGCGAGATTACCCAGCGCTACAACGTGCAGTTCATGGGCATAGATACCACCGGCCCCGGCATAGGCGTGTATGAAAACGTGCGCATTTTCTACTCCCGCGCCACGTCCATTCACTACAGCGTGCAGACCAAGACAGAGCTGGTGCTCAAGGGCCGCGAGCTGGTGGAAAGCAACCGCATCCAATGGGATGCCGCAGACAAGGAAGTGGGCCTTGCCTTTATGATGATCCGCCAGACCACCACGCCCAGCGGGGCCATGACCTACGCGGCCAACAGATCGGAAAGCACAGGCCATGCAGACGCGGCTTTCGCCATTCTGCACGGTGTTTCATATGAACCTCTGGCGCGGCCGCGCGGCGGCTGCCGTGTTGTCATAGGATAGGAGCATACAAAGCATGAAGAAAAAGAAAAAGCACAGCACCCATCAGGCCCCGCGCAGCATTGCATCGTTCAGCTTCGGCGATCCGCAGCCCGTGCTCGACGGCCACCAGTATATGGATTCGCTCGGGGTGTATCTTGTGGACAACGGCACCTATTACCAGACACCCGTGCCGTTCACCGGCCTTGCACGCCTGCTCTATGCCAACGCCTACCACGGCCCGCTGCTGGAATTCAAAGTGCTCATGGTCATGCGCGGGTTCAAGGCATCGCCCGCGGTTGCCCGCAAGGACATGGACGCCGTGGCCACGGACTTTACCGTGTTCGCAAACGCCTACATGCGCCTGCATCGCAACGGCTATGGCGAGGTGGTGCGCGCAAGCCATCTGCCAGCCATAAACATGCGCCGCCTGAAAGAACCGGGCCGCTATGGCCTGATTCTGGAAAACGGCCAGATCCACAGGTTTGAAGAGGCCGAGGTGTTCCACTTCAAAAACTACGATGTGGCCCAGACCATATACGGCAAGCCCCGCTATCTGGGCGCCATTCAAAGCATGCTGCTAAACGAGGACGCCACGCTCTTTCGCCGCAGATATTACAAAAACGGCGCGCATAT
This region of Desulfovibrio subterraneus genomic DNA includes:
- a CDS encoding terminase large subunit domain-containing protein, with translation MAYYPAEVKEAARGLYCKRYSIREISRTLGIPRRTVYHWVDAEAWGDMLSHEGVEDAAQRRLVLLITRDDKTKADLQEIDRLTSALERFQRLREREQAMRGEPCETASAKPEQQDQRGTREKRERKGGDSRSGKRRGRVIKNDVSHLTPEDFKAQLHQHYFAYQRELMQAKHYRNRQILKSRQIGATWYFAQEAFEDACTTGDDQIFLSATRAQAEVFRDYIIQIAQQKFDLELKGNPITLHTAHGPATLRFLSNNSKSAQGYHGHVYIDEFFWIRGFKELHKVATGMAAHKKWRRTLFSTPSAVTHPGYGLWNGDWYNARNKVKRQQFPGFKEMQSGILCPDNTWRKIITLEDAMAGGCDLFDLNDLKLEYGPEEFENLFMCGFVDDTNAVFLLPQLQACGADPAEWADYNPKLPRPFGNKPVWCGYDPSRSRDDASFVVIAPPEKPGGMFRVLERFKWVNKSYLWQVARIREITQRYNVQFMGIDTTGPGIGVYENVRIFYSRATSIHYSVQTKTELVLKGRELVESNRIQWDAADKEVGLAFMMIRQTTTPSGAMTYAANRSESTGHADAAFAILHGVSYEPLARPRGGCRVVIG
- a CDS encoding phage major capsid protein, P2 family, with product MNANAIRRFETLKGILGKAYGVADVTRQFAVDPTVEQRLQDKIIATSDFLQKINVVPVTELKGQNIFGAASGPVTGRTDTTVDGRERKTRDVLSLTHAEYELFRTNSDVHITYHTIDAWAKFPDLGQRYTGYVQKRIALDRELIGWYGESAAADTDLAANPLMQDVNRGWMQYMRTNMPANVLLEGKTPGEIRIGAGGDYANLDLAVFDLLQALPAFLRDGLVALIGSDLIAQESAALFAAVGGKPTEKNAMNMAMSRLGGLVWDSPYNFPARGLVVTSYDNLSIYYQEGSWRRQILQVAKKDRVEDYNSRNEGFVVETPEKFAALEFKNVKLPDGSGGWA
- a CDS encoding GPO family capsid scaffolding protein, translated to MATLTTDWIKVAQSGPTCDGRTIAPQELRDIAETYSPATYTAVIWPDHERYYGSHGTVLAVEVRENGDVTELWAKLQPGWRMLEKNQQGQKQFASIEIWTNFGNSGRCYLGGIAITDQPASLGTEQIKLFSAKRGADAEKTRFCHCGLELPRLFTSPNTAGEGTATADEQRALSLLERTFRMFGFHKSEPDSEEPMDAKQFKEFTDRLEALDKKVTALSVAPADDAAAQDAAAGTAEAAAATESKAAGTPAEAAPEGFSAAQLGDQLSSLTKTVETLADKFGIMAQRMEGEQGSGQQFETSGPAGDAADLL
- a CDS encoding phage portal protein, producing MKKKKKHSTHQAPRSIASFSFGDPQPVLDGHQYMDSLGVYLVDNGTYYQTPVPFTGLARLLYANAYHGPLLEFKVLMVMRGFKASPAVARKDMDAVATDFTVFANAYMRLHRNGYGEVVRASHLPAINMRRLKEPGRYGLILENGQIHRFEEAEVFHFKNYDVAQTIYGKPRYLGAIQSMLLNEDATLFRRRYYKNGAHMGYVFYTSGADLEEEAQDRIQKAIEGTKGLGNFRNMYLHIPGGEAKAVQILPVGDFSSKDELEKIKNISRDDIIAAHRIPPIMANVIPTNTAGFGDIEKFDKVYEKNEIAPVRTLLKDVNAVLKPALHIDWELPEETEE